The sequence below is a genomic window from Trichosurus vulpecula isolate mTriVul1 chromosome 5, mTriVul1.pri, whole genome shotgun sequence.
TTTCTGTGTCTTGTCTCCTCAGCTTCTTCTGACTACTCCTCCTCAACTTTTCTTACTTCCTCTGCTATGTTCTATAGCAGGGCTGACCAACCTTaggttttattgaaacaatagacaatatattttgatttgtcattttagtgacagctctgtggtagctcggcttcgtttacttaagcatttctataaatttctatgcttgtaggggggccacataaatcgcactATGGGTCGCATGTGGTTctcaggctgcattttggacagccctgttctataGCATCTCTTGGCTTCTAATACCTCAAATCAGGGATTCCTTGTCTTTTGTGATTTATCTTTGTCTtctgatgaaaactaaaaaaataaaacccacttTTCTGTCAGtctttatgtgtatacatatatatgtataaatatatgtgtataaatatgtaagtatatgtatatacagtctTCATATGATCATCCCATATTCCCTAAACAGTCATTTGATTTATAACTGTTCTGTAACAACTCTGTAAACAATTCTCTGTAAATGAACTGGTGGACCACAATGCATTGCAACCATCTTTCCCTCCATCGGTTCTGTCTTTCACACAAGTCCACTTATCAAAAGggcaatttttttcctccagtccCAAGAACAGTCTATATATCTACTCAAGCACTTCTAGCCGAGGGGCTGTGTTTCTTCTCCAGTTGAACTTATCGATCTTCCACTACCAAATGTCCTTTGTGCCCCTATCAGCAACCAAAATGTCCACATAACAATGCCCATGCTAACTGGCTCTagcacacatgtgtatgcatgcacatctGCATGCATACTGGTGCTCACTGTCATGTGATCTATGCGTATATTACAAGGATCCTTGGTTGTGTCTGTATAGATGTGTGCCATATTTGGGAGCTGGACTTCCTCTTACTGCTCCTGGTCCTGCCTTTTGGAGACAGGCTAACCCCTCTTTCTTGTGAAGGTCACTCAAATACTTTAAGCCAGCTACCCTGGGTCCTCTTTGGGTCTTCTCTGGtcaagttctttcaactgatcctcataaaTCCTGATTTTGAGTAACAAAGTCATTAAAGATTTTCtcgtttgttgttcagttgtttcctactctctgtgacctcatttggggttttcttggcccagatactggaatgctttgctacttctttttccagctcatttttcaaatgaggaaaccaaggtaaacagagtgaagtgatttgtccagggtcagacagctagtaaatgtctgaggccagatttgaacacaggaagatgagtcttccttgctctaggcctggagctctagcTCTCCTGGAATACAGGTCTTTTAAGGCTACAACATTCCATTAACTCCCCAGTCTAGCAACTTTGTTAAGAATAAAGTCAAGGTCATTCTGGTCTGTTCTGTTCTTGATAAACAAGCATTGGCTCTCGGTGATTACTGATTCCCCTTCTAAATACTTAGAAACCACCTCTTTAACTATATGATTGTTCTTGGCCATGTTGGGTTTGTGTACTACAGAGACATCTAGGTGAATGTGTCCAGgtagagggatggagggatggagtagggtggggtgggggagatccCGAATAGGAAGCCCTCAACCTACAAGTGCTCACTGACCCTCTCATGGAATGGATGGGATGCTCTTAGATGACCTAAGGAGTCTAAGGGGATGTCCACTCTTGGTGggggtagaaagaaagaagaggcatctgaaaaggaaactcagaacatgggtcagacaggaaggaagaaagccaggacagagccttgtcaTGGAAGTCAAAGGAGGAGGTGGTCAGCAGGGATGAGGGATGGAGTGACATCAAGGAAGATGAGGAATGAGCAACAGCTGCCAAACCACAAAGTACACTTGTTGTTGCAGGGAGTGTTTGAGCAAACTTCATGTGACGGGGACCTTGGTGACATCCTGGTGGGAACTGGGACAAAGTGTGGCCATCAGTCagagaaacatacacacacacacacatacatacgtgcacacacgcacatgcagATACACGTGCACaatgcacacacgcacactcacacGCACacccacgcacacacacagaagaaGCCATTTTAAATATCGTGCAGTTTGTCTGCAGACATTTCAAAGGCATCTTCTAGGAGAAACCCAGGGTAAAGGGATCAGGCCACAGTGAGCTAAGCCTACAAAGTCAGCATGTTGAATCTATTATCTAAAAATGGGCAGAGAGCTGAGGGGGAGCCAGAATCCAGGAACAAGGCTTCCTGAGAAAGCTCTGAGCTCAAGGCAGCTACATTCCGGGAGTGGTTCAGATAAAAGGTATACATATAACATCCTGGACAGGCCATGGTGAGGGGCAGGGGCCAAAGGAGAAATCACACAAAGTCTCTGGGCACTTTGCAGGGAGAGGAGGAGTCTTTCAGCTGGGGATTCAGGTGGattttcttcattagtaaaatactgtttgtgggaaaaaaaagcaCCCAAGGCCCAATCAAACTGGGTGTTGCTTTGTAAGGAAGCTCAGGACCCACCAGCGCTGGCCCAAGGAGAAAGTCCTGCTTGGGGTTGGGGAGAAGAGCAGAGACTGGGTCATATTTACAGAGAAGCTGCTTCCAAGCTAGGCTGGCCCCACACCTCTAGGGCTGTTCCTGCCCACCCAGGTCCCTTTTTACATGGTTGGAGGAGAAATGGTTGAGAATGGAGCCCAGAGTTCTCCTGCAGGCTGAGGACCCACTCACAAAACCTGTCTCCTTGCTGTCAGGGTCCTCCTAGTTCCTAACGGCTGCTTTTGCAGCTACAGAAGGAAAGCCCTTCTTCATTCAACAAGGTCTTGCACCATTGGACTTAAGGCAGCCTAGACTGAGAAATCACTTGGGTAAGAACAAGCAGGAAATTCTTTTTCAGTACATGAAGCTAAGATAACAACCCACATAATGGAGGAGAGGAAGCAGTACAACCCagaaccccacccccccaactatTCCAACAAAGACCTAATGATTAGGAAATGGAGACATCCCGGTGGGGCATCTTTCCATAACAAGGTCACAATTTCAACCCACAAGCAAGTGACCAGGGTAGAAACTGTGGGAGAGGGAGAACTAGAATCATGGACCCAGCCCCCAGCATCTACCCCTGGCCCAGAACAGAATGCCAACCCAGAGAGGTCATCTCAGAGCCTCTGCACTGTCCCTCTCTAAAGGCCTTGGCCAATCTGCTGTTTTTCTGACCCAAGAGAGGGACTCAGCCCCAGAtgagtgtaatagtaattaaggtgggactttttgctattgaCCTTTaacgattctggcctttgtttgaatggggcagataaagtgggatgtttttatatttctcagcactgagacaattgggagccattaatttgtatctgatgtgatattggaggtggggaacttctccacacccaggCTAGGTGAGGTCGGGACCCTGAACAGCatatataagcgcagaggttaACCTTCttgctcagagctctgagctacagcaggagtggcatgtgactctgggccagccgttctaatgagctccccagctgtacacccagatgttgataactacaaattgcaCTTgctctgtaattcagggtgctggctttttcccctgaactaggtggatgttatttgtatgctggattaaagtaagattgttaaccccttaacgttgctttccttaagtaaagcagatcaaaaggacctgtgttggcagctttctgggtgttggttgtcagtggatcttacacccccacagaagctgctagctggattgttgatacaatgAGGAATGGGGTAAAGGGCAGGGAAGTCTCTCTGAACCTGCAGAACCTTCAGGGCAGCTGTTCTGTTTGGCCACAGAAGGTAGGCAGAGGACCAAGTGGTTGGAATTTGTAAAGGTAGAAGGCAAAGAAAATTTCTAATGATGAGAGCCATCTAAAAGCAGGACTTTTGTCACAAAGTGGTACCTTGAGACCTGCTTCTCTGGAGATCTCCAAGCacaggctggatggccacttgtcagatTGTGGGCCAGGGCTGTCTTATAGATGCCCCTGAGTCCTCTCGAGCTCTGATGGTGTTGGTCGAGTGAGCTGACAGGGTGGGTCACCTTTGTCGGGGACTTGGTATCTCTACTGCAGGCTATAGGCAAGGAGAAGAGTAGGGGACATAGCCAGGAAACCCCAGTGAAAATGAATATGTCTCCACTCTCTTCATCTGAGGATGGCTCGGTTAGTTCAGAATGTTGTAGGCTATAGCCATCCCTGTGGGTtgggcctggtacatagtaggagattaataaatgttgattgatttttttggagagatacagagagagctCAGGGAAGACATTAGGCCCAGGTAGTCAAGGTTCATGGCTGATCATCAATACAGGTGGACTCCACTCCAAAGTGACCAGCCATGCACCCCTCCCTCAGCCCTCCAGAGACAGCACCAGAGAGCAACAATCTCTGGACCAGCTTTCTAGGCAGAAAAGAACAAGCACTGATTATGCACTTTCACTAtgccaagcatggtgctaaggatttaacaaatattatctcatttgccaTCTTCTCTCTGGCATCTGGAGCCATGACAAAAGGGAACAGAAAGTTGATGTGGCCCTTGTTATTCCTGTGACTAATTCAGCTAGTGCAGGGCCAGCTGGGAGGGGAAAGCCTCCCTTGCAACACCAACTTCCTTTCCCTCCCAAGGGAATCTAGAGCACAGAGAAGTTCTATGAGTCTGGAAGTGTGTGTGGGTGGTCCAGGGGAGAAATGGGACATATTTGGGGGAATTGGGGGGAATCAGGGTGCTGATTCTCTCTGGGCTACCATGAGACCTTTATTGAGTCCTTTGCatttgatgggggggggggggaagggggattaGAATAATAATGTCATCTGCCCACCACTAAACTTGCATGGGAACATCTCTGAAAACCTCTATCCAATTGATAGGAGAGTACCCAAagaaaattctggaaagcaaGTCAAAGAGATATGATGAGGAGGCCAGGAGGGTTTAGGAGGGCAAGGGAAAATGTGTGAAGTGGCTGCCCTCCAGACTGAACCCAGACAGGATGAGACCAGCCTGGCCGGAGGAAACACTGAGCTACGGTTATCGCCATTGGGAAGAGAGTGCGCTCGAGAGAAACACAAAGTCCCCACTGGCTGCTGGGCAGACTTGATTACTCCTCCTCAGCCACTCTCAACTCCAGACAAACTGGCATCCTTGCCAGTCCCCCTTCAGGACATTTCATTTGGCCTTCCACAGCTTTGCACTAGCTaccacctctctccctcctcacctagaCTCTTAGAGACCCTAGCTCAAGGGTCTCATCCTGCTCGAGAAGCCGTCCTACATCCTTTCAGTGATTAGCGCTCGCCCGCCCACCATTAGGGCAGGGAAATGGTGCGGTGGGGacagcacaggacctggagtcgggaaggccagagttcaaatctggcctcatacactgaCTAGCTtcgtggccttggacaaatcacttcaccctgcttgcctcagtccctcctttgtaaaaaaaaaaggggggggggggagggaggaaatgtcCAACCTtcgcagtatctttgccaagaaaaccccaatggggtcacgaagagtcagaaacaactgccTCCCGTTCTTTACTGATTCGTTTCCCAGTGGAGTGTAATTTGGGGGCAGGTGCCCGCCCTTTCTGCAGCCCCAGCCCAGGGCCTTTCGTGGGATGCATGAGACTAGAGACGTAAAACAGAACTGAGTGGGAGACTCGCCCACCCGGAGCAGAGAGATGCCGCCTGGCCAGCCACGCTAGGGCATCTCGGTCTGCCGGAGCTAGAGGGGAGATTCGCAGCAGAGCGAGCTGAGGACCCGAGGGCAGGGGTCGCTCAGCAGAGCTGGAGGGGGGTCCTCGGTGCAAGGTACCCTCAGCAGAGCTGGGGGCCCTCGGTGTAGAGGACCCTCGGCAGAGCTGAGGGGATCCTCGGCGCAGGGGACCCTCGGCGGACCCCCAGGCGCCGCAGCTCCTCGGCCCCGGAGCAGCAGCGCGCGGCGCGTGAATGGCGGGATCACGGGCAGAGGGTGGGCACCAGGGCTGCGGGCACGGCTCGTGAGGCTGGGACCTGTGCTCGCGGCCGCGGGGGGGGGCCGGAGAAGCGGCTCTAACGGACAGGACCGAGGGCGCGGGTGGCCGTGGGGAGGGAGGGGCGCGCAGCAGCAGAGCTGCCGGCCGGCGCCGGACCTgaggcctcagagccaggagTCGGGGGCGGGGCCGAGTGGGGCGGGGCCGAGCGGGCGGCGTGGCCTATCAGGAGGCGGCGCCGAAGGGAGCCGAGCCCGAGCGGAAGGACCCGAGCGGAGCCCGAGCGAGGAGCGGACCATGGCGGCGACAGGAGGCGGGGCCCAGTCTGGGGGCCTCAAGTGGTTCAAGCTAGACCGGGTCAGGTCCTCTATCACCCCGGAGGGCGAGCTCCGCGCCTGGCAGTGGTGCCGGGAGTTCCTGGGCGGCGCCTGGCGCCGAGTGCGGCCGGAGCAGCTGCATCTGAGCCGCGTAAGGTGAgcgggaggggggggaggggaagggggaggagcctGGCGGGGGCGGTGCCTCCGGGGTCAGCCGGGGGTCAGGAGGTGGGACCGAGGGCGGGGCAACGGGTGTCTCGGAGCCGTCGTCCGACCTGCCCTCTGTGTCCTTGTCTGCAGCGGGGGACTCAGTAACCTGCTCTTCCGATGTTCCCTCCCGGAGGAAGTGCCCCTCGTCGGAGACGAGCCCCGGGAAGTGCTGCTGAGGGTCTATGGGGCCATTCTGCAGGTAAGCTGGGCCCTGGGGGGCGGGGCCTGCGCCCGGTGGGCGGGGCCTGAGGGGAAGAGGGCGCCTGGGGCAGCCATCCTGGAGGTGGGCGGGGCCCGGAGGGAGAAAGGTGCTGTTGGAAGGGGCGGCCATCCTGGAGGTGGGCGGGGCCCGGAGGGAGAAAGGTGCTGCTGGGTGGGGCAGGATTCCCTGGGCTTTTGGCGCGGGGCTCTATCCCCCgcgttccccctcccccagggagTGGACTCCCTAGTCCTGGAGAGCGTGATGTTTGCCATCCTGGCTGAGCGGCGTCTGGGACCTCAGCTTTATGGGGTCTTCCCCGAAGGGAGGCTGGAGCAATACGTTCCGGTACGGAGCCCCTCCCCTACCGCCCCTCCCAGCCCACCCCAACCCACCCTCAGTCCGAGTTCGTTCATTGAAccggcatttattaagtgcggGCATACCGAGGCCCTGCCGTCCAGGAGCTGCCATTCTCCCGGGAGCCCTGGCCTCCCGTTCATAACCCCGAGCCCCCTGCGCCCAGCCCGGCCTGATTGCCATGAGCCCCGCCCCCCTTCCCGGCCTCTGGCCCAGCTGCCACCCGCTGATCGGGTGCTGGGTACAGAGCCGGCCGCTTCGGACAACCGAACTGAAGGACCCTCGGACGTCCGCCGAGATCGCCGTCAAGATGGCCCGATTCCATCTGATGGAGATGCCCTTCAACAAGGAACCCCGGTGGCTGTTTGGGACCATGGAAAGGTGAGAGGAGGCCATAGGGGACGGGAAGCGGCTGCGGGAGGGCAGGGGACAAGAGGTCCCTgagccccctcttccctgcctttGGACCTAGATACATAAAGCAGATCCGGGAGTTGACGGCTCCCAGGCCGACCAAAGAAAATCTGCTCCAGACGTACCACCTGGAGGAAGAGATGGGCATGCTGCGGTGGGCACTGGGACCCGGCAccaacccaccccaccccccttgtGTGGCAGGGAAGGGGAAGCATCCGGGGAAAGGCTGTGGTCACCTTCCACCCTGGTCTTCCCCGGGCTGCACGCCCCTCCACTGTCACCCCAAAGAAGGCCCCATTCCCTGTCATCcccatgccccaccccacccctgagaCAGAGAAGCCCTGGCGGGACAAGTGACTCCCTCTGGAGGCTTagtttgagagagggagggaactcCGCCCTCGGTCATCTCTGAAAAGCTGTGGCTTGCCACCAGTCCCCCTCCACCCGAGTGAAGGCTTGCTGTCCCCCCCTTGCAGGAAGCTTCTAGATTCAACTTCCTCCCCGGTGGTGTTCTGTCACAACGACGTCCAAGAAGGTACAGGGGGTTAAGGGAGAGGGGGGCAGAGTCCTGGGTCTGTCCCCCAGCTGACAGTATCTCCCTTCCCTACCTCCAGGGAACATCCTGCTGCTTTCTGACAAGGAGCCTAGACTCATGCTCATTGATTTTGAGTACAGCAGCTACAATTACAGGTGGGtggaacccccccccccaggctcttctccttcctgtccttttccctaccctcctctcccccctcctcccttccctcttctccctctcttcctcccttccccttctcccctctccccttcccccctcccccttctccctcacctcctttcccactctcctcccttctcccccctcctcctctccccctcccatctcttcctcccttccccctctctccccctctctcctccaacctgtcccttctccctctcttctcccctacccttcctttcctctctctccctccccctccctccttcctctccccatcc
It includes:
- the CHKB gene encoding choline/ethanolamine kinase isoform X2, encoding MAATGGGAQSGGLKWFKLDRVRSSITPEGELRAWQWCREFLGGAWRRVRPEQLHLSRVSGGLSNLLFRCSLPEEVPLVGDEPREVLLRVYGAILQGVDSLVLESVMFAILAERRLGPQLYGVFPEGRLEQYVPSRPLRTTELKDPRTSAEIAVKMARFHLMEMPFNKEPRWLFGTMERYIKQIRELTAPRPTKENLLQTYHLEEEMGMLRKLLDSTSSPVVFCHNDVQEGNILLLSDKEPRLMLIDFEYSSYNYRGFDIGNHFCEWIYDYSYEDPPYFLMEPGNYPTREQQLHFIRNYLSEIQGDKTLPPEEQTKLEEKMLVEANRFALASHFFWGLWSILQDIMSTIEFGYLVAFLPRNMHNHASKCTSIRRQSWTLG
- the CHKB gene encoding choline/ethanolamine kinase isoform X1 — translated: MAATGGGAQSGGLKWFKLDRVRSSITPEGELRAWQWCREFLGGAWRRVRPEQLHLSRVSGGLSNLLFRCSLPEEVPLVGDEPREVLLRVYGAILQGVDSLVLESVMFAILAERRLGPQLYGVFPEGRLEQYVPSRPLRTTELKDPRTSAEIAVKMARFHLMEMPFNKEPRWLFGTMERYIKQIRELTAPRPTKENLLQTYHLEEEMGMLRKLLDSTSSPVVFCHNDVQEGNILLLSDKEPRLMLIDFEYSSYNYRGFDIGNHFCEWIYDYSYEDPPYFLMEPGNYPTREQQLHFIRNYLSEIQGDKTLPPEEQTKLEEKMLVEANRFALASHFFWGLWSILQDIMSTIEFGYLEYAQSRFQVYFNQKAKLDPGVMPPNSPPPP